The following is a genomic window from Mya arenaria isolate MELC-2E11 chromosome 4, ASM2691426v1.
AATACAACAACgtacaaataaacattcaacACCGACGTCATGCTGGAAACACAATTGTACTGGACTTTAATATAGCTGTCATGCGTGTACAAATCATGCACTatcaccaacatcactaccaaGCACGAACCACTGGTGTGTAGCGGGTTGTCGTCACTTTCCTTGGCTAGCTCGTGCAGCAGAGCGTCGGCGATTGGCGTCATCATAGCCGTCGTTGCGATGTTGGACGTCCACATGGACAGGAACCAGCTAGGCAGCATCATCCCGACCATCAACCTGTATGGATGGTGCTAGCGGTCAGATACGGTTGTAGAAACACAGTACATAAACACCAGCTTGACAGCATCATGGTCAGCCTGCAGTTGCGGGGCTAGCGGTTTTACAGTAGTGTACACACATAATTTAGTGGTATAAACATAGATTACGAACCAGCTTGACAGCACCATTGCCAACATCAATCTGCAGTTGCGGTGCCAGCAGTCAGTCATACAGTAGTGTAcacacaaaacatttttgtaatggTAAAACATAGAACAGGAATTAGCTTGACGGCATAATAATGTTGGTGTCCGCACTTATTTGACCCACCAGCTCCTCCCTTTTTGTAAACCTTTTTGTTAAAAGTCCAGGCgttagtttcattaaatgagTGTCGGGCGATGGTTATTTTTTTCCGGCTttctcgattgtcattggcccacaaatatgTGCGAACCCCAAAGTACAAACAAAGCCATACACCAGATAGGCAGCATCATACCCAACATCCACTTGCATCTGTGTGACGTTATTGAGGTTAAACGTGTGACGTGACGGAATAACTACACACTGTAGTATATTTCAACCCAAAAAAATCAGCGTGGTGCTACGAAATATTATAACAACATTGACTACAATACATAGACTGAGGTTGTTAGACACATTACTGACATGTAAGCTAAAATCCAAGGAAAAAAAGTGACTCACGTAAACAgtgttttgcaataaaattcaGCTATCCGTGCAATAGTGCCCTAGACCTGGGACAAATAACAAATCCTAATCCCAGCCTAGACAGTCTGGTTGGAAATAGTAGATGATGTAAAATGATAACAGGAGACATCGAGAAAGTCTTGAAacgttatttttattgtataataaatCTTGATGCCAATCATATACATAGGTGGTGGCGGCCGTCGAAAGCTCCCCGCCCCTTTTGGCATACTGTGCTATTGAATTGGGGttatgtgaaacaaaaattgtaaacaaaaatggaGTTCATGTGTGTATACTTTGAACCTTTCGATATGGTTTACCTTATCCTgtataccaaaataaataataaatttaatatcaaatagaTAAGTGAGTGCTAAGGGACCTGGGGCGGGCTGGGGATATTATCTGGTAATGTGTAGATGCCAAAACCATCAGGATATCGTTAAAGCACTAGCAGATTCAGGCAACCACACCCTCCCAAATTGACAGTGgaatttttatgtcaatattcaATTTAGTCGAGAAATTATGCATACAATTAccccaaacaaaaccattttataTTAGTATTAGAAAGGTATTGACATGTTTACGCCCGTGTAAATGTCGGTGCTTTTGTTGGTAGAGGAAACGTCCACTGACCTGGTTGGCTGGGTTCCAATGACGAGGAGCAATTTGAGGGCGATCCGCTTATGAATGTTCCAGTGCTCCACCGCCACCGCCATGATCAACCCACCAACAAACAACATCGATGAGTCCTGTTCAAACGACATAGTTATTCGTGCTAAAAAGAATCGGCAAAAAGATTACTGTCGATGTCAGGTTAAATTGGTGGATATATATTTACCGGCTTATAATACCGAAGTTACTGAAGGAGGCCTTTTTCGGTGCCTCTCATACCACCACTACCTAGATAGCATGCAGATGTTGGGCGAACGTCGAATATTGGTAGGCCTGTTGGCTTATGTTGCCGTTGGCTAGAATGCATCGGGCCTGTATTAGAGAAATGACGCAAACTATTTAACATCGCAGTTGGTTTGTCGATGTCGGGCTAACGTTAGGCCAACATTGCAGTCAACATAACTTCACtagttatttaacattataaaaatgatCATAAAACTATCATGTTTTTTCCGTATAAATcataatttcttgaaaaaagtGTCCTTAAGTGTTCGATTTATTATCATgggtttaaatatgttttaaagttaatttattcaaattgatatttgtacTACGGTGGCACAGTGGTAACATATATACTAGTATGTGATTTGTTTAATCTCGGGACACGCCTTACTAATTCCTCCCCGCGACATGGTATGTTGTGACAATGAAAACGTTAGACCGAGGCAACGACTTACTAACTCGTTACCATGACTGAGTAAGTCGTGACCTCGACTTTGAGATCACCAAGCATGGGAACGAGTTGGATAGTAGTGGCCATGACATAACTTAGTCGTTGCCGCGAAATAACCAAGTCTCGGGAACTGATaagtaagtcgtggccacgagaattaaaataatatatacgtTGGACCATTATTTAATAACCCAAGTATATgtgtcttaaatatatatatcttaaaaatagtttaaaacaaagtttggaAATCTTGCGCTAAATTCTTTTCCTCAGagttttatagtttaatttacaaaaaaactccTTTTTGTCCGGAAACACAAAGATATACATCCTGTAATGATACAGAAGCTTTAAATGgaacaaaacaacataactATAGCGCAAAACTCCGACGAATCGTCAACGTGTGGTCAATTTATGTTGGACCAACACTGGTAATGTCATAACGCCGACAATAATGCAGACGTCGGCCCGAGGCCTGGAACCAACTGTGACTCGATTTGCATCATGATATTGGGCTAACGTTGAACAAATACATTGGGGCAACATCATTTCGTAACCGTAGATTTCTTCCCACTGAATATGAAATAGACTATTCGGTCAAGAACAAGCTCAAATAAATTGGTAAgaagtataaacttaaaaacgTTACCGGCATGCCGGAATTTATGTATGACTCAGAAAATCAACTTACGTTAATATATGCAGATGAGACCTTTTTGCCTGTCATGACACCTGTGAGTGGAAATATCAAAACCGGAAGAAGGGCGGTGACGGCGATCGGAAACGCCTCCGTGGCCCAGTACACCGCCATTAGCAACAAACAGAAACCCGCCGCCGATTGCTGCAAGATGGAGACAAAACCGGTGAAGTGTTAGTAGAGAATCAGATATATCACAACGTCGCCTAGGGCGACcagcacacacatacacacagatCGAACACCCGCCGTTGGGTCAAGCAGTGCATGGTTTTTATTCGAAATTGCTCCTGTCAAGTAGTTCCTAGATGAGGTGGCTGATTGACGTGTACGTACCTTTGTCCCTTGGCGTGTACGTACGTTTGTCCATTGACGTGTACGTACTTTCATCCCTTGGCGTGTTCGTACCTTTGTCTCTTGGTGTGAGCGTACCTTTGTCCCTTGACGTGAATGTACCTTTGCCCATTGGCGAGTACGTTCCTTCGTCCCTTGGCGTGTACGTACCTTTGTCCCTTGGCGTGAATGTACCTTTGCCCATTGGCGAGTATGTTCCTTCGTCCCTTGGCGTGTACGTACCTTCGTCCCATATCGTTTACGTACCTACGTCCCATATCGTTTACGTACCTTCGTCCCTTGGCGTGTACGTACCTTTGTCACTTGGCGTGAATGTACCTTTGCCCATTGGCGAGTACGTTCCTTCGTCACTTGGCGTGTACGTACCATTGTCACTTGGCGTGAATGTACCTTTGTCCATTGGCGAGTACGTTCCTTCGTCACTTGGCGTGTACGTACCTTTGTCCCTTGGCGTGAATGTACCTTTGCCCATTGGCGAGTACGTTCCTTCGTCCCTTGGCGTGTACGTACCTTTGTCCCTTGGCGTGAATGTACCTTTGCCCATTGGCGAGTACGTTCCTTCGTCCCTTGGCGTGTACGTACCTTTGTCACTTGGCGTGAATGTACCTTTGCCCATTGGCGAGTACGTTCCTTCGTCCCTTGGCGTGTACGTACCTTTGTCCCTTGGCGTGAATGTACCTTTGCCCATTGGCGAGTACGTTCCTTCGTCCCTTGGCGTGTACGTACCTTTGTCACTTGGCGTGAATGTACCTTTGCCCATTGGCGAGTACGTTCCTTCGTCCCTTGGCGTGTACGTACCTTTGTCACTTGGCGTGAATGTACCTTTGCCCATTGGCGAGTACTTACCTTTTACACTTAGCTTGTACGTACCTTTGTCCCTTGGCGTGTACGTTCCTTCGTCCCTTGGCGTGTACGTACCCTCGTCTCTTGGCGTGAACGTACCATTGTCAATTGGCGTGTACGTTCCCTTGTCCCTTTACGTGTACGTACCTTTGTCCCTTGGCGTGTACGTACCTTTTACCCTTGGCGTGTACGTACCATCGTCCCAAAGCGTGTACGTACCTTCGTCCCATATCGTGTACGTACCTTCGTCCCTTGGCGTGTACGTACCTTTGTCCATTGGCGTCTTTGCGTGTACGTACCTTTGACCATTAGCGTTTAGATACTTGTAGACATTTTTTGCCTTGGCTTATGTGTGAAGTTGTCCTTATAAAATGCGTGTACGAACCTGTGTTCCTTGGATAAGTAGCGGAAGCAGCAGCAGCGGTGTCAGTACAATCACCAACACGCTACGTAACGTCCACAGCGTCCTTACTACGTGCTTCATTGCGTCACGTCAGCTTTCCGCAACAAAGTGTAGGCAATGATAGTCTGTTAAGACAATAACACGTTTAGTTCAATGAATGAGAATAATTGCATTTCGTACAGTATTTAGTGTGTGAAAGACTTCGAAAACGGAAATAGTTCTGAACTCCTGGTCATCTACGATGGTGCCAGTCACACGTTATGTGGATTCAGTCATTTATAACTTGATATCATTCTGCACACTTCTATCCCGCATACGTTTTCTTAAGCTACAAAGCTATGTCCaacgttatattttttatatctttgatCCTACCAGGACTACGTTTAAAAGATAAACATGTCCTTTTCCACCAAATCCATAGTTTTacgaattattttattttattgttgttaaagttattttaagaaTCAGAAAACCGCAACTGATTAGTAAATCCATTCACAAAACTTCAGCAATATCACTTATGAAACTTCACATATACCTTGGAACGTTCTGACACTTTAGTACGGCAGGTATGAAAGATAGTAGCGATAAAAATGTCGTATTTCAAAGATTTAACTATGTTAATTGGTCGTAAATCACAAGTTATAAGTAGATTTTATCCTGGAAGTATATCCAGGTTCGTGTACAGCTGTATCTGGGAAATATTCCTGAGAGGAATGCCATTGTTTATAAACCGAAAGCAAATCTTCACACAAATATCTGAACAGCTTGAAATGATCAAATAGTGCTAAACATGAAAAATCTCACgttattaattaaatgtcaaCTTAACAGGGAGCGTCACCTCGCTTTAATAGAGCACCCCTTACTTAACTATACAAGCTATATCCAACAGTTGGGTGAGGGCAACACGTTGTCATTTCTTGCCAAGATGTATATaagaaatttaataattaaaatactcaccttttaatatgaaatccagaataaatttgtataaatttaaaccAAAACTGTTTGCTGATGAATACCGCTATGAAAGTGTGCTGCACCCCCCTGCATACATGGTGTAATGGAAAGGTTATGACCATGCATGTGAACACACTAATTAATCTTTTCTTTGCTATTAAATAATGGCTTAAGGCCATTAGTATGCATTTTACCAGAATGAATGGACATGGAGTGTCACATGCATACTAATAACCACTTAACCAACTAAGTGTTTGAagctatgtttttgtttaatgacCCAGGCTATTTAAATATACCGGTTCACCTGATTCAGATCAATACCTCCTGCATGCTAATGAACCAAACATTATGTAATGGCATATTTGGAAAATACTGCCATcccataaacaaaatataatttcgaacactATAGTAGTGTAGAGAAgttcataattatacatgtaattaagcTATAATTAAGTAGTTTCAATGTAGGTGTAAGGATGACCATAAATTCTGCAAAGTATCTAAAGCAGAACTTACAACAGAATCATATCAAATCCATGGTGTCTATATGCAATACATTTGACCGCTCAATGAGATGCTTAGCTATGTCAACTGGGTCTGGGGCAAGATacatctttttaaaactttGCCTCAGCAGGACAGAATAACACACTGGATGTGAAAAACAAAAGTCTACATTTTTTTGCAGGACCTTTGACCATAAAATGGAACTTCTAATTTTTGTCTTGCACATGACACTGTCACCAGTTTAAATGATGAACATacttttttgccattttttttcacattcatactgttgttgtttttaagtcaCGAATACAAATAATGGGAATGCATGCTTTGGATGGGCCTTGACACCTGAAGGACTTCAAACACATTTCCACATTGTGTTATTATTGTACCATAAGTAATTTCATTCTTCCACACCTGCCGGAGCAGTCCACTCACATGAAATAATGCAAACTAAATAGGACAACAGGCAATGCCATACTTTACAAATAACATGACTTCctatatattaaatgataatcaCCAGACACTAGTTTTTACTATACGGCCAGTCGAGAGTTTGGTAGCAGGTCAATAGTTACGAGTGTTCTTTCCTTATAAATACTTGCTTTTTATGTATtgcatattcttttattttgctttatttaataaCACTAATGGCGGAGACAAATTAAagtaattatattgaattactCTTGACAGTTTGCTTCTAAGTATGACTGGAAATAACATAACCTTTCATGTGGTGCCTTCGATGGGGTATCAAACGACTATGCTTCTATTTTAGGTGGTTTGTTCTTTATATGTGGTGTCTGTTGACTGTTGCTAAGGAACAAGGAGAGCCACTGAAATGTTGTACAGTACTAGTTGCCTGCaccaattacattttaaacttCACCATGGCATTTGTATGATTGCATGTTATAGTAAATAAAGTTTACGAATTGATATCTAATGTCACgtaataaaacacttattgaTGGGCTTGTCAGTTAGTTCTCAAAACCATTTGCCCTCTGTTGGGGAAGGACCAAGTGAACTAATATATTGCCCTGGGCTGATCACTGAACTATTTACCTAGGTAAAAAAGCCAGGGAAATAGTCCACTTGGTCCTTCCCCGACCCAAAGCCAAGCAGTATTGGGTATTGACAGACAAGCTATTCAAAAAGTGTAGAAACTAAAGTGATTCCAATATCATAATAAGCCAAGCTATGCAGGAGTAATAAGAATAATGAAATCATCATTTGGGGTAAACTAATATCAAGTCCATGTACAAATTACTGTTGTCAAACACATTCAAAGTTTTAGGTCTAAGAATGTACGGTACTGAACTTTCAAAAGCTATGTATTATTACTTTTCCATGGGTGAAAGTTCAAAATGTATGCCTCTGGGAGTTACTGAAGCTTCAAAGAACACATTTCAAAGCCTTTCCTGACAGAAAGTTTGAggaattcaaaaaaataatattaaaagtgCCTTCACCCCAAAAAATATTCAGAAGCAACCAATGATGGGGGCTGGGTGTGAATGAAGGTATCATATTCCcagttttgaaaatgtgaagACTTTGAAACAGTAAAAGGTCTGTActgatatttttattctttCTGCAAGTAATAATACTGAATCATATTAATCCCAGATTCTTTAAACTTGATTGTAATATCTTTTACGGAACACATATAAAACCCATAACATAGAACATTTAATTGTTATACAAATGAACATAGTTCTTATCTAATACAGCAATTATCAAGAGATCACACAACCACTATTTTTCCCTTGTTCTGTCATTGCTTTGGTAATTAATTCTTCTTTTGAATTGTCCCCACTTCCTGATTGTTTGTTACTTTCATTTTGTTTCCCACTACCAGACACCACAGCTTTCAGGTACTCTACATCATCTACACTGTCACTCTTTTCCCTCTTCATCCTCTCTTTGTTCTGTTTCAATTCTTGTTTTTTAAGCTTTTTCTCTTCTTCTGGGGTTTTATATTCTATAGGGAGATTCCAGTCTTCCGGAGGCTCCGTGCGGTACTCCCATACATCATTTTCCCGTGCATTTTGACGCCGGAACAGAGAACGGCTGTACTCTTGAAATGCCAACTGGTGCTGCAAAAGAAACAACCGTATGaaaaagtaatataataattaaaaccatAAGCAACAATTTcataaagtttgaaaattgatatcgttgatAAGTTTAAAGTTATGAAGGAAAGACAAAAACATGTGGACAGGCAGTGTGATAACTTTAGTCCACCAGCAATTGTTTGAATGGgcctaaatatgtttaacaGCAAAAATTTATGCCAACAACACAAAGGCCAAATTCCTCAACCTTTTTAGTCTACTAAAAACAGTAAAAGACAGTATATAAAGAACTTTGAAATGATACCTCCAGATTTTTGTCGCTGGTTCGTTGGTAGTCCATGCACATGTCATACATCTGTTCATCATGGCTACAGTCTAGTGTTTCGCCATACAGGTATTTCTGGTTTATTTTTGACTTCCAATCTATAGAATGTAAAAACAAGGGTTCATGTAGgccttaaaaaaataccactCACAACTACCGTAGTTTTCATGTTCACTCTAAAGGAAAGCTGACCTAGCCGTCACATTCTGTAAGTCTTAACATTCTACCCAAGCATAAGAAAATAATGCCAATTATACTGTCCTTGGGTAATAAAATAAAGCCATGTGTGCTTagcaacattaaaataataaagccAAATATTCTTAAGAAGAGTTTAAAAATAAAGCCAAAGAATTTAACCAAGCCTAAGAAAATAAAGCCAAATATTCTTGAAAAAGCCaagtaaaagaaaagaaagcTTCTGAAGTAAtctaaaagtatattttaatgaCTTGACACAGTGACTTCAGAATACCTCAGTAGTAATAAACTACAATAATAGACTGGACAATAACAAGTTATTTACATGTTCTACATTTCAGAAAGATTGGCTTTTCTTCTGTTTCACTCTAGTgacatgttcttttttatattcataatatacctagtgtttacaatgtcaaactttcaaatacatattgatgAAGGTTGAAACCTCACAAGTAACACAAGTTTCTTGAAATAATTACAGCAAGaagttacataattatttaagttataCCCAGCAAACCAAAGGCTTCCCAGCagcttttcaaaatattaaagcaaGGGCTTATTTCACAGCCTTTCTTTACTAATGTTAGGACTGAATTAGGAATTTATGACACTATTCTAAAATAACTGATCATTGAAACACTAATTTGTATGTTACTTATTGCATTGCGAGAGCTCTgcgtaaactggtttaaccccattctaatatgaaaattaatgaataaatgaaaacaaaaacacttgcttatttaaatattatattacacattgtacataaaatcattaaaaactaattatacataattgtaaaacaacaaattcattaatgaaatactatatatatatatatatatatatatatatatatatatatatatatatcatagtCAAAGCATTTTAATGAACctaaattattttactttaaatcattgaaaattattactttaaaaattaaagtacAAAAGTATTACCAAATAATTGatctaaacaaataaaaaactcTTCCTGAAAAGTTAACACCATACTTACGTTTGCATGTCTCAAACTCTGTTTTGAAGTAGTCACAGTTCTCAAACTAAAAAATAGAGAAACAGATAAAACATCAAGTAAAGTCAGTATTTGCATTTTGTTGTATCATACAACTTGTATGTCATATGTAATAGCTAAGCATCTAAGCAAATGTCTACTATCTCTCCAGGGCTTTTTAACCTTCTTTGCTAGGGGTCGAAATTaggctacttcacaattgggaaaaatggcatattttcccaatttccagatatttttttccCCGATACCcagatttttttcccaaaaagaaAGATCTTACTTCagaatttttcaataaaaatatgttcgGTTTGCgcatatttttctgtttatcttttaagttaacataagaagaatgctgtataatttaaacattattcgAGGACCATCTAGtccatatattgttatcaattatttCCCTTAATTTAGAATCAACTCTatgaagattaaaactaatctcTCTCCCTCTATTGTCATTGGGTCATGTGTATTAATTGGAAgtccatttcatttaaaaaaggttataattgaaaaaaaaatgaaagaagtaGACTCACATGTATGATATGAGCCTGATTTTTCATATGGATACCTTGACCCATGTTTAAAAGGTGTCTTCAATCCTCATATGTGGAATTTCCCAATTTGAGAcgtttacaaatttaaatttcccaatttttAGAATTTCACTcgtttaaatttcccaaaatgaaaaggctaggcctcttcacaatttttggtgaaaaagccctgctcTTAGAGTCAATTGCCAATTTCAACTTGAAATTGGTATAAAagaggtaaaaaaaaaatcagccatGGGGGCATGGACAGACAAAACCAATGATTTCAAGATGAAATTCAACTGATCCTGCCCCAACGCACAAGGCTGTAAACAATCCCTGTCAAGTGCAATAATCATAACATTAAGTAATCTCACTTCAGTGCAAGACTTGGCGCCCGCTGAAACACTAGCATGTCCCCttgctacaataatgagcgatcggggatatttttttattattttgacatttcttgtgtatccctgtaacgctacaactctctaccattcaacatcagaca
Proteins encoded in this region:
- the LOC128232666 gene encoding uncharacterized protein LOC128232666, translated to MAAPNDSQMSNDKSSNTFYLDKNPPDMEFFKMYMNKFENCDYFKTEFETCKHWKSKINQKYLYGETLDCSHDEQMYDMCMDYQRTSDKNLEHQLAFQEYSRSLFRRQNARENDVWEYRTEPPEDWNLPIEYKTPEEEKKLKKQELKQNKERMKREKSDSVDDVEYLKAVVSGSGKQNESNKQSGSGDNSKEELITKAMTEQGKNSGCVIS